The Pseudomonas orientalis genome contains a region encoding:
- the murC gene encoding UDP-N-acetylmuramate--L-alanine ligase, producing MVENQKAMPQPEMRRIRRIHFVGIGGVGMCGIAEVLLNLGYQVSGSDLKESPVTERLKSFGAQIFIGHRAENAAEADVLVVSSAVNTSNPEVATALERRIPVVPRAEMLAELMRYRHGIAVAGTHGKTTTTSLIASVFAAGGLDPTFVIGGRLNAAGTNAQLGTSRYLIAEADESDASFLHLQPLVAVVTNIDEDHMATYDGDFNKLKKTFVDFLHNLPFYGLAVVCLDDPVVREILPQVKRPTVTYGFSEDADVRAINVRQQGMQTFFTVLRPDREPLDVSVNMPGNHNVLNSLATICIATDEGVSDEAIVEGLSRFAGVGRRFQVYGQLPVEGGDVMLVDDYGHHPTEVAAVIKAVRGGWPERRLVMVYQPHRYSRTRDLYDDFVNVLADANVLLLMEVYPAGEEPIPGADSRKLCNSIRQRGQLDPIYIERGVDLAPIVKPLLRAGDILLCQGAGDIGGLAPKLLASPLFAAEKGASK from the coding sequence ATGGTTGAGAATCAGAAAGCCATGCCGCAACCGGAAATGCGCCGCATCCGTCGCATCCACTTCGTCGGTATCGGCGGCGTGGGCATGTGCGGCATTGCCGAAGTATTGCTGAACCTGGGCTATCAGGTGTCCGGCTCCGATTTGAAAGAGTCGCCGGTCACCGAGCGCCTGAAGTCCTTTGGCGCGCAGATCTTTATCGGCCACCGCGCCGAGAACGCCGCCGAGGCTGATGTGCTGGTGGTATCCAGCGCTGTGAATACCTCCAACCCGGAAGTGGCCACCGCCCTCGAACGGCGTATCCCCGTGGTGCCGCGCGCCGAGATGCTCGCCGAGCTGATGCGCTACCGTCACGGCATCGCCGTCGCCGGTACTCACGGCAAGACCACCACCACCAGCCTGATCGCCTCGGTGTTCGCCGCCGGTGGCCTGGACCCGACCTTCGTCATCGGTGGCCGCCTGAATGCAGCCGGCACCAATGCCCAGCTCGGCACCAGCCGCTACCTGATCGCCGAAGCCGATGAAAGTGACGCGAGCTTCCTGCACCTGCAACCGCTGGTCGCTGTCGTCACCAACATCGACGAAGACCACATGGCGACCTACGACGGTGACTTCAACAAGTTGAAGAAAACCTTCGTCGACTTCCTGCACAACCTGCCGTTCTACGGGTTGGCGGTGGTGTGCCTGGACGATCCGGTGGTGCGCGAAATCCTGCCGCAGGTCAAGCGCCCGACCGTGACCTACGGCTTCAGCGAAGACGCCGACGTGCGCGCGATCAATGTACGCCAGCAAGGCATGCAGACCTTCTTCACCGTGCTGCGCCCCGATCGCGAGCCGCTGGATGTCTCGGTGAATATGCCGGGCAACCACAACGTACTGAACTCCCTGGCGACCATCTGCATCGCCACCGACGAGGGCGTCAGCGATGAAGCCATTGTCGAAGGCCTGTCGCGCTTTGCCGGTGTCGGCCGACGCTTCCAGGTCTACGGTCAACTGCCGGTCGAAGGCGGCGACGTGATGCTGGTGGACGACTACGGTCACCACCCGACCGAAGTCGCCGCCGTGATCAAGGCCGTGCGCGGTGGCTGGCCGGAGCGCCGCCTGGTGATGGTCTACCAGCCGCACCGCTACAGCCGCACCCGCGACCTGTACGACGACTTCGTCAATGTATTGGCCGATGCCAACGTGCTGCTGCTGATGGAGGTCTACCCGGCCGGTGAAGAACCGATCCCGGGCGCCGACAGCCGCAAGCTGTGCAACAGCATCCGTCAGCGCGGGCAGTTGGACCCGATCTACATCGAGCGTGGCGTGGACCTGGCGCCGATCGTCAAGCCGCTGCTGCGCGCCGGCGACATCCTGCTGTGCCAGGGTGCCGGTGATATCGGTGGTCTTGCACCCAAACTGCTCGCGAGTCCTTTGTTCGCCGCTGAGAAGGGAGCATCGAAATGA